The following are encoded together in the Oncorhynchus masou masou isolate Uvic2021 chromosome 5, UVic_Omas_1.1, whole genome shotgun sequence genome:
- the LOC135539736 gene encoding uncharacterized protein LOC135539736 codes for MFRNMNRGEYFSGVQTPPSTAAAHAVASLRQPNQNSSLMGMFSVISRPALSFLQNYLPGRPRNPALVDSGSGWVSWDFKQNFVEAESAFLGQLDDILPGTPHHAHHLPYLQYQHGLPASGYSSMNWLTADSLSELGIRNAAEMDLHLRQTPVGYLATGFLGKVLLNPASSQEMKHAKQGHVLVGDSFSSDAVTARAKSSTDGKWWGGLWGTDDNAQGLLSNLSSSRERTVENNHNRNFHCRQPECGTKAAVTMPTELFVQCNGGERTGPFCHKEEPTDNGSLQMATRTESLPSPDVLPLDNRETVCFRSHIVSVAAVTAFSELSVLTPDQDNGYSSLEEEHSTSRLYMLRLPCEELQGITERKETDTPTQGSSGKREPEGELGETAFTGGMEGEEEVDDSDVTDSEEEEMASAASPSTPRCSNKAIAYIMGSPCSDDSQSDYSLSEDDDGFDGDSSSQFSDSEVLDEDEEDASDSERPDSETERLWNSLCQSNDPYNPQNFTAPLLTSPRTVLSTSTATAACSLQASPPEQPPSPFSSSSSPAEEFGSGDESSSGEVDEAESLRLWNSFSSSSDPYSPFNFQVPLRTREPTGAKAGAGTGARCKRSSKTTPCSPRHERGQSHSPPQYKTEAAEERLDSGFSEILSIPEITTMDCVTVKKVCFCDTVEEFYASEDDEDRCGPWEELARDRARFLRRVQDVEDGIGYVLSTTFRVAVYQRLQHYN; via the exons ATGTTTAGGAACATGAATCGCGGGGAATACTTTTCTGGGGTGCAGACACCACCATCCACTGCCGCCGCGCATGCAGTGGCCTCTCTCCGGCAACCAAACCAGAACAGCTCGTTGATGGGCATGTTCTCCGTGATTTCTAGGCCTGCCCTGTCATTTCTGCAAAATTATTTACCAGGGCGCCCTCGGAATCCTGCCCTGGTCGACagtgggtcagggtgggtcagttGGGATTTCAAGCAGAACTTTGTAGAGGCAGAAAGTGCGTTTTTAGGACAACTGGATGACATATTGCCTGGAACTCCGCACCATGCACACCACCTACCATACCTGCAATACCAGCATGGGCTACCAGCGTCAGGTTATAGTAGTATGAATTGGTTGACAGCAGATTCTCTTAGCGAGTTAGGGATTCGAAATGCTGCTGAAATGGACTTACATTTAAGGCAAACTCCGGTAGGATACCTCGCAACCGGTTTTCTCGGTAAAGTTTTGTTGAACCCAGCGTCGTCTCAGGAAATGAAACACGCCAAACAAGGGCACGTCCTTGTCGGGGATAGTTTTTCATCAGACGCGGTGACAGCCAGGGCAAAGAGTAGTACCGATGGTAAATGGTGGGGCGGGCTTTGGGGAACCGATGACAATGCTCAAGGGTTGCTGTCAAATTTGTCGTCGAGCAGAGAGCGGACTGTGGAAAACAATCACAACCGCAACTTCCATTGTCGTCAACCAGAGTGTGGCACAAAGGCCGCCGTTACCATGCCAACAGAGCTGTTTGTACAGTGCAATGGTGGCGAAAGGACTGGACCCTTCTGCCACAAAGAGGAGCCAACGGACAATGGAAGCCTTCAAATGGCAACCCGGACAGAATCTCTCCCTAGCCCTGATGTTCTCCCCTTAGATAACCGGGAAACAGTCTGTTTCAGAAGTCATATTGTCAGTGTTGCAGCAGTCACTGCCTTTAGTGAGTTGTCAGTTCTCACCCCTGACCAGGATAATGGCTATTCCAGTCTGGAAGAAGAACACTCTACCTCCAGACTGTACATGTTGAGGCTTCCCTGTGAAGAGCTACAGGGGatcacagagagaaaagagacagacacaccaacacaGGGGAGCTCTGGTAAGAGGGAGCCGGAGGGAGAATTGGGTGAGACTGCCTTCacaggagggatggaaggggaggaggaggttgatGACTCGGACGTCACAGACTCTGAGGAAGAGGAAATGGCGTCCGCTGCGTCCCCCTCCACACCTCGGTGCAGTAACAAGGCTATCGCCTACATCATGGGTAGCCCCTGCAGTGATGACAGCCAATCAGACTACTCGCTCAGCGAGGATGACGATGGTTTCGACGGTGACAGCTCGTCACAATTCTCAGATTCCGAGGTACTagatgaagatgaggaggatgCATCCGATTCCGAGCGGCCAGACTCAGAAACGGAGAGACTGTGGAACTCACTGTGCCAAAGCAATGATCCCTATAACCCCCAAAACTTTACTGCCCCCCTCCTCACCAGCCCTAGAACCGTCCTGTCCACCTCTACAGCCACAGCAGCCTGCTCCCTTCAAGCCTCACCTCCAGAGCAACCCccgtctcccttctcctcttcctcctctcctgcggaGGAGTTTGGCTCTGGGGATGAGTCCAGCAGCGGTGAGGTGGATGAGGCTGAGAGCCTGAGGCTGTGGAACTCATTCAGCTCCTCCTCAGACCCCTACAGCCCTTTCAACTTCCAGGTCCCGCTCAGGACTAGAGAGCCAACAGGGGCTAAAGCAGGTGCAGGGACAGGGGCGCGCTGTAAGAGGAGTAGCAAGACAACCCCATGCTCCCCCCGTCATGAACGGGGACAGAGCCACTCGCCCCCCCAGTACAAGACAGAGGCAGCAGAGGAGAGGCTAGACAGTGGCTTCTCAGAGATCCTCTCCATCCCAGAGATCACCACCATGGACTGTGTCACAGTAAAAAAG GTGTGTTTCTGTGACACGGTGGAGGAGTTCTACGCCAGCGAGGACGACGAGGACCGGTGCGGGCCGTGGGAGGAGCTAGCCAGAGACCGCGCTCGCTTCCTCCGGCGCGTTCAGGATGTGGAGGATGGCATCGGCTATGTCCTCAGCACTACCTTCCGCGTAGCCGTCTACCAGAGACTACAGCACTACAACTGA